In Eublepharis macularius isolate TG4126 chromosome 4, MPM_Emac_v1.0, whole genome shotgun sequence, the following are encoded in one genomic region:
- the LOC129327144 gene encoding zinc finger protein 397-like: MSAGPEREEETEGAAIQIVNPEDMAEQPRWRTWREGREEPRWEAQWQEFLGGMDSPHVEWRKESSPWEDAKSFLASFEQVAIACQWPREEWVARLLPALSGEVQQAFSSLEARDREDYGKVKVAILRGEANRMETLRQHFRQFRLREVEDPRRIYSQLQELCCRWLRPERHSKEQILELLILEQFLAILPPELQSWIRAGEPDTCAQAVALVEDFLMSQQEAEAEKWQKVCLGSPDVEEESSDAAPREIYEVAKQNGEAESSLLGRGTNCLDRSSPSLSPEVQEVAGTEQTEELMNLKETGVAVHVIEQSPAELGPRTMFWQVLREDGENVDSLEGLLVPKPDLLSDPEKEEVMFIPFPEEGDRLTGRPSGGRKGIKLKVKNSQCGETEPEETVLDLTQELATTEEIQEQRYTFKRLPGRKFTKGKNEPSDFAGIHTAADSETALREGSNLPLASKYGRRYHYKSGLVMIHPGENSYECPVWGGEFQQKPYLPNEQRSCPGVGFSEGWRNLHQGDALFRHPSAYTVENTYECSECGKNLSCRRTLKAHKRIHTGERPYECSYCGKFFSHSMNLKRHQKLHTGESLYECPDCGKNFYRRDKFIEHQRIHTGEKPYGCLQCGKSFSHRGTLVSHQRIHIGH; encoded by the exons ATGTCAGCAGGCCCAGAACGAGAAGAGGAAACCGAAGGAGCAGCAATCCAAATAGTTAATCCTGAAGATATGGCAGAGCAGCCCAGATGGAGAACGTGGCGAGAGGGCAGAGAGGAGCCCCGCTGGGAAGCCCAGTGGCAGGAATTCTTGGGGGGGATGGATTCCCCTCATGTGGAGTGGAGGAAGGAGTCCAGCCCCTGGGAGGATGCCAAGTCTTTCTTGGCCTCCTTTGAGCAAGTGGCCATAGCCTGTCAGTGGCCCAGGGAAGAATGGGTGGCCCGGCTTCTGCCAGCACTGAGTGGAGAAGTCCAGCAAGCCTTTAGCAGCCTGGAAGCCAGAGACAGGGAGGATTATGGGAAAGTGAAGGTAGCCATCTTGCGTGGGGAAGCCAACCGCATGGAAACGCTGCGCCAGCACTTCCGGCAGTTCCGCTTGAGGGAGGTGGAAGACCCGCGCCGGATTTACAGCCAGCTGCAGGAGCTTTGTTGCCGGTGGCTGAGGCCAGAGAGGCACTCGAAGGAGCAGATCCTGGAGTTActgatcctggagcagttcctggccaTCCTGCCACCGGAGCTGCAGAGCTGGATCAGAGCTGGAGAACCGGACACTTGTGCCCAGGCCGTGGCCCTGGTGGAGGATTTCCTCATGAGCCAGCAAGAGGCTGAAGCAGAGAAATGGCAG AAGGTCTGCTTGGGTTCCCCAGACGTAGAAGAGGAGTCCTCCGATGCTGCGCCGAGAGAGATCTATGAAGTTGCCAAGCAGAATGGGGAGGCAGAGAGCAGTTTGTTGG GCAGAGGAACCAATTGCCTGGATCGCTCTAGTCCATCGCTTTCTCCGGAAGTACAGGAAGTGGCCGGAACCGAGCAGACAGAG GAACTGATGAACCTCAAGGAGACAGGCGTGGCTGTGCATGTAATTGAGCAGAGCCCAGCAGAGCTTGGCCCAAGGACCATGTTTTGGCAAGTCCTGCGGGAAGATGGAGAAAATGTCGATTCCTTGG AGGGACTTTTAGTTCCCAAACCTGACCTCCTTTCTGATCCAGAAAAAGAGGAAGTGATGTTCATCCCATTTCCAGAGGAAGGAGATAGACTCACAGGCAGACCTTCAG GCGGCAGGAAAGGTATTAAGCTTAAGGTGAAGAATTCACAGTGCGGCGAAACCGAACCAGAGGAAACGGTGCTGGATTTAACCCAGGAGTTGGCGACGACAGAGGAGATTCAAGAGCAAAGATACACATTCAAAAGGCTGCCCGGAAGAAAGTTCACGAAAGGAAAGAATGAACCCAGTGACTTTGCAGGAATTCACACGGCTGCCGATAGTGAAACTGCACTGCGTGAGGGTTCTAACCTGCCCTTGGCGTCCAAATATGGGAGACGATACCACTACAAATCAGGACTTGTTATGATCCACCCTGGAGAGAACTCCTACGAGTGCCCTGTGTGGGGGGGAGAATTCCAGCAAAAACCGTACCTTCCTAATGAGCAGAGAAGCTGTCCGGGAGTTGGTTTCTCTGAAGGCTGGAGGAATTTGCACCAGGGAGATGCACTGTTTCGGCATCCAAGCGCCTATACAGTGGAGAACACCTACGAGTGCTCAGAATGTGGGAAAAACTTATCTTGTAGAAGAACACTTAAGGCTCATAAAagaatccacactggagagaGACCCTATGAATGTTCCTATTGTGGGAAATTCTTCAGCCACAGCATGAATTTGAAGCGGCATCAGAAACTTCACACTGGTGAGAGCCTTTATGAATGCCCCGACTGCGGCAAAAACTTTTACCGGCGAGATAAATTCATCGAGCATCAGaggattcatacaggggagaaaccttatgggtgtcttcagtgtgggaaaagctttagcCACAGGGGCACACTGGTTAGCCACCAGAGAATCCATATAGGACATTGA